The following coding sequences lie in one Caproicibacterium argilliputei genomic window:
- a CDS encoding sporulation protein YqfD — translation MWLTRWLVGWVRFRVVTPKGKEQFLNSCTRAGVYLWRVRPEAGGLTACVRAGQYAALRRPAKQAGVRLRLQKKRGLPFRLQHLRHRPGLVAGFALFWAVLLLLGQFFWTVEVTGCKQISEQALRQVLAEQGVAPGARKSSFSAKEIQTKLMERFPQISWVSVNNHGADVDVQLTEKDAQPPVADQSGWYHLRATESGTVVEMHVSAGTPVVKVGDGVVKGQLLVSAVVENKEQNFLQLYHAAGTVIAETQHTLQVTVPFALSQWQVCGQPAQRSALLVFGVQIPLSVQLPPQGMLKRTGQQTAVRFCGRELPLSLLREQLTPVRYVTQRRSRAQVEQQARLLLNSKEKTELSGAQVTARSDTVRADAAGVTVTRRLTCRENIAKEVKLFR, via the coding sequence ATGTGGCTGACGCGGTGGCTGGTGGGTTGGGTGCGCTTTCGCGTGGTTACGCCCAAGGGAAAGGAACAGTTTCTGAACAGCTGCACCAGAGCCGGCGTGTACCTCTGGCGTGTGCGGCCGGAGGCAGGCGGCTTGACCGCCTGTGTGCGGGCAGGGCAGTATGCGGCGCTGCGCCGTCCGGCAAAGCAGGCGGGCGTGCGGCTGCGGCTGCAGAAAAAGCGGGGACTGCCGTTCCGTCTGCAGCACCTGCGGCACCGCCCCGGCCTGGTGGCGGGCTTCGCGCTGTTTTGGGCGGTTCTGCTGCTGCTCGGACAGTTTTTCTGGACAGTGGAAGTGACCGGCTGCAAGCAGATTTCAGAGCAGGCGCTGCGACAGGTGCTGGCGGAGCAGGGGGTTGCGCCGGGCGCGCGGAAAAGCAGTTTTTCCGCCAAGGAAATCCAGACAAAGCTGATGGAACGGTTTCCACAAATCAGCTGGGTCAGCGTGAACAATCACGGCGCCGATGTGGATGTGCAGCTTACGGAAAAGGATGCCCAGCCGCCGGTTGCAGACCAGAGCGGCTGGTACCACCTGCGCGCCACCGAAAGCGGCACAGTGGTGGAAATGCACGTTTCTGCCGGAACACCAGTGGTGAAGGTGGGCGATGGCGTTGTGAAAGGGCAGCTTCTGGTGTCTGCGGTGGTGGAGAACAAGGAGCAGAATTTTTTGCAGCTGTACCACGCCGCGGGCACGGTTATCGCCGAAACGCAGCACACGCTGCAGGTGACAGTTCCGTTTGCGCTTTCGCAGTGGCAGGTTTGCGGCCAGCCCGCGCAGCGCAGCGCCCTGCTGGTGTTCGGGGTGCAAATTCCCCTTTCCGTGCAGCTGCCGCCGCAGGGGATGCTCAAACGGACCGGGCAGCAGACCGCGGTGCGGTTCTGCGGCAGGGAGCTGCCCCTTTCCCTGCTGCGCGAGCAGCTGACGCCGGTGCGGTATGTTACCCAGCGGCGCAGCCGCGCACAGGTGGAGCAGCAGGCGCGGCTACTGCTGAACAGCAAGGAAAAAACGGAGCTTTCCGGTGCGCAGGTCACGGCACGCAGCGATACGGTGCGTGCGGATGCGGCCGGTGTAACCGTGACCCGTCGGCTGACCTGCCGCGAAAATATCGCCAAGGAAGTGAAGCTTTTCCGGTAA
- a CDS encoding PhoH family protein, whose amino-acid sequence MFEQRVSIARTEQAAALFGSLDSNIRLIEKEYRVAAVARDGEIKVTGEPEDVERAVRAVNSLLTLLNRGETLTEQNVRYCISLVNEGAEDKVSALAGDCICITSKGKPIKPKTLGQKKYCAAIRDNTVTIGVGPAGTGKTYLAVAMAVTAFRAHQVERIILTRPAVEAGEKLGFLPGDLQQKVDPYLRPLYDALFDMLGAETYQRYVERGSIEVAPLAYMRGRTLDDSFIILDEAQNTTREQMKMFLTRLGFNSRMVITGDITQIDLPDGKHSGLKQIMRILRGVEDIAQVEFTGRDVVRHKLVQEIIKAYEKYEEVKH is encoded by the coding sequence TTGTTTGAACAAAGAGTCAGCATCGCTCGAACGGAACAGGCGGCGGCGCTTTTCGGCAGCCTTGACAGCAACATCCGTCTGATCGAAAAGGAGTACCGGGTGGCGGCAGTGGCGCGCGACGGTGAGATCAAAGTGACCGGAGAGCCGGAGGATGTGGAGCGTGCGGTGCGCGCCGTCAACAGCCTGCTGACCCTTTTGAATCGCGGCGAAACGCTGACGGAGCAGAACGTACGGTACTGCATCAGCTTGGTCAACGAGGGCGCGGAAGACAAAGTTAGCGCGCTGGCCGGCGACTGCATCTGCATTACCAGCAAAGGCAAACCGATTAAACCCAAAACGCTGGGGCAGAAAAAGTACTGTGCCGCCATTCGGGACAATACCGTGACCATCGGCGTCGGGCCGGCGGGCACAGGAAAAACCTATCTGGCAGTTGCCATGGCGGTCACCGCATTCCGTGCCCATCAGGTAGAGCGTATCATCCTGACCCGGCCGGCGGTGGAGGCAGGCGAAAAGTTGGGCTTTCTGCCCGGCGACCTGCAGCAAAAAGTGGACCCTTACCTGCGCCCTCTTTATGATGCATTGTTTGATATGCTCGGTGCGGAAACGTACCAGCGGTACGTGGAGCGCGGCAGCATTGAGGTTGCCCCGCTGGCGTATATGCGCGGGCGGACTTTGGATGACAGCTTCATCATTCTGGATGAAGCACAAAATACAACCAGGGAACAGATGAAGATGTTCCTGACACGGCTGGGCTTTAACAGCCGCATGGTCATTACGGGCGACATCACGCAGATTGATCTGCCGGACGGCAAGCACAGCGGCTTAAAGCAGATTATGCGCATCCTGCGCGGGGTGGAAGACATTGCGCAGGTGGAGTTTACCGGAAGAGATGTGGTTCGGCACAAACTGGTACAGGAAATTATTAAGGCTTATGAAAAATACGAGGAGGTTAAACACTGA
- the ybeY gene encoding rRNA maturation RNase YbeY, with the protein MEKIRVMIENKQKAVKIPTGLRMLVRRCCNAVLRMEHFDSSAEISVTFVDNEQIHQLNKQYRDKDMPTDVLSFPMGENGVYDVDHTTGAKILGDIVISMEKATEQAERYGHSLEREVGYLTAHSMLHLLGYDHEDGGIQRVRMREKEEQVMAELGLPSSSSYVLDDDE; encoded by the coding sequence ATGGAAAAAATTAGAGTCATGATAGAAAATAAGCAAAAAGCAGTGAAAATTCCGACAGGGCTGCGGATGCTGGTGCGCCGCTGCTGCAATGCTGTTCTGCGCATGGAGCATTTTGACAGCTCCGCGGAAATCAGTGTGACATTTGTAGATAACGAGCAGATTCATCAGCTCAACAAACAGTACCGTGATAAGGATATGCCGACGGATGTGCTCAGCTTTCCGATGGGCGAAAACGGCGTGTATGACGTTGACCACACCACCGGCGCAAAAATTTTGGGCGACATTGTCATCTCTATGGAGAAAGCCACGGAGCAGGCAGAGCGCTATGGCCACAGTCTGGAGCGCGAGGTCGGCTATCTGACCGCGCACAGTATGCTGCACCTGCTGGGATACGACCACGAGGACGGCGGCATTCAGCGTGTGCGGATGCGCGAGAAAGAGGAGCAGGTTATGGCGGAGCTGGGTCTGCCAAGCAGTAGCAGCTATGTGCTGGATGACGATGAATAA
- a CDS encoding diacylglycerol kinase family protein codes for MRFLKSLKYALRGIVYSINTERNMRFHTVAAFYTLLFSPFFHLGRLGYAVLFLTIGSVVSAEMVNTVVETQCDLVSTTFSSGIRGVKDLAAGGVLVRAFCAVGVALCLFAKPAYIAAGWRWLTDRPWLLALLAVSAVLSAVYVSIGPPGIRDRLHALFCRHR; via the coding sequence ATGCGGTTCCTCAAAAGCCTGAAATATGCCCTGCGGGGGATTGTGTACAGTATCAACACCGAGCGCAATATGCGCTTTCACACGGTGGCGGCGTTTTACACCCTGCTTTTCTCCCCTTTTTTCCACTTGGGGCGGCTGGGGTATGCGGTGCTTTTCCTGACGATTGGTTCGGTTGTGTCTGCGGAAATGGTTAATACAGTGGTGGAAACGCAGTGCGATCTGGTCAGTACCACATTCAGCAGCGGCATCCGCGGCGTCAAGGATTTGGCGGCGGGCGGTGTTCTGGTGCGTGCGTTCTGCGCAGTCGGCGTGGCGCTGTGCCTGTTTGCAAAGCCGGCATATATTGCCGCAGGCTGGCGGTGGTTGACGGACAGGCCGTGGCTGCTGGCACTGCTGGCTGTGTCAGCGGTGCTTTCGGCTGTGTATGTTTCCATTGGCCCGCCGGGGATACGCGACCGCCTGCACGCGCTGTTTTGCAGGCACCGCTGA
- a CDS encoding GNAT family N-acetyltransferase yields the protein MVREARRTDLNGILLLYAQLHSCAQPCTVENAETVWEQILKNPDCHVVVNEVYGRIVSACSMVIVPDIARGQRPYALVENMVTDASFRRQGFGSACLREAKRIAIQNNCYQIVLMAGSKEPGVMHYYEKSGYCRSEKTAFAQSLI from the coding sequence ATGGTAAGAGAAGCAAGGCGCACTGACTTAAATGGCATTCTTCTGCTGTACGCGCAGCTGCACAGCTGTGCCCAGCCGTGCACAGTGGAAAACGCCGAAACCGTGTGGGAGCAGATTCTGAAAAATCCAGACTGCCATGTGGTGGTCAATGAGGTGTACGGCAGAATTGTTTCTGCCTGCTCCATGGTCATTGTACCGGACATAGCGCGCGGCCAGCGGCCATACGCATTGGTTGAAAATATGGTGACAGACGCTTCGTTCCGCAGGCAGGGCTTTGGCTCTGCGTGCCTGCGGGAGGCAAAGCGGATTGCCATTCAGAACAACTGCTACCAGATTGTGCTGATGGCCGGTTCGAAAGAACCCGGTGTGATGCATTACTACGAAAAATCCGGCTACTGCCGTAGCGAAAAGACAGCTTTTGCGCAGTCGCTGATTTAA
- the era gene encoding GTPase Era yields MQKTIPEEKSAFLAIVGRPNVGKSSLMNRLLGQKVAIVSSKPQTTRTRIMGVLTEQEQQLVFLDTPGLLKPRDRLGNYMVQSVASSVAGVDAAVLVAEAGTPVSPADLDLTARFQNQHLPAVLCINKIDLLEDKSLLMPQIAAFQKQYPFTAVVPVSARTGDGVDDLKAELKKLSQPGGHLFPDDTLTDQPERVLAGEFVREKMLRRLNKEVPHGVAVVVKRLQERADGSCIDIEAEIYCERDSHKGIIIGKGGAMLKKIGTDARRELESFYGVKVNLQLQVLVKPNWRNKEAALRSFGFDTRDLLK; encoded by the coding sequence ATGCAAAAAACGATTCCGGAAGAAAAGTCCGCATTTCTTGCCATTGTCGGCCGGCCGAATGTGGGGAAAAGCTCCCTGATGAACCGGCTGCTCGGCCAGAAAGTGGCCATCGTCAGCAGCAAACCGCAGACGACCCGGACGCGGATTATGGGGGTGCTGACCGAACAGGAGCAGCAGCTTGTGTTTCTGGACACACCCGGGCTGCTGAAACCGCGCGATCGGCTGGGCAACTATATGGTGCAGAGCGTGGCGTCTTCTGTGGCGGGGGTGGACGCTGCGGTGCTGGTGGCAGAGGCGGGCACGCCGGTTTCTCCGGCAGACCTTGACCTGACCGCGCGCTTTCAGAACCAGCACCTTCCGGCGGTGCTGTGCATCAATAAAATTGACCTGCTGGAAGATAAGTCCCTGCTGATGCCGCAGATTGCCGCGTTTCAGAAGCAATATCCTTTCACGGCGGTTGTACCGGTCAGCGCGCGCACCGGCGACGGTGTCGACGACCTCAAGGCAGAACTGAAAAAGCTCAGCCAGCCCGGCGGGCATTTATTTCCGGACGATACCCTGACCGACCAGCCGGAGCGGGTTTTGGCAGGAGAATTTGTACGAGAAAAAATGCTGCGCCGATTGAACAAAGAGGTGCCGCACGGCGTTGCAGTGGTGGTAAAACGCCTGCAGGAGCGCGCGGACGGCAGCTGTATCGACATTGAAGCGGAAATCTACTGTGAACGGGACAGCCATAAAGGAATTATTATCGGCAAAGGCGGCGCTATGCTGAAAAAAATCGGTACGGACGCGCGCAGAGAGCTGGAAAGCTTTTATGGGGTCAAGGTTAACCTGCAGCTGCAGGTACTGGTAAAGCCGAACTGGCGCAACAAAGAAGCCGCCCTGCGCAGCTTTGGCTTTGATACCAGAGATCTGCTGAAGTAA
- the recO gene encoding DNA repair protein RecO, with product MQIQTEGVVIRVAAVGESDRLVTVLTRDRGVVRAFARRSRAANSRLVSATQLFCYARILLFCGKDKYMIDDAQPLEVFFELRQDIGRLALAQYFCELAGTLAPQEDKEQAAAFLRLLLGAFQRLCKGGRPLALVKAAVEMRMLGLAGYQPDLIGCAQCRRYEDETMRFFPVEGDLLCSACCEKAGRQGSVILHRGALTALRHTIYAQEQKLFSFALGTQGLQELAGASERYLLARLDRGFHTLDFYHSIPQETGSASPKEKACTAPAERRTS from the coding sequence TTGCAGATACAGACAGAGGGAGTTGTGATCCGGGTAGCGGCTGTCGGGGAGAGTGACCGCCTGGTGACGGTTCTAACGCGCGACCGCGGCGTGGTACGGGCTTTTGCGCGCCGCAGCCGTGCCGCCAACAGTCGGCTGGTGTCTGCCACACAGCTGTTCTGCTACGCACGTATTCTGCTCTTCTGCGGGAAGGACAAGTACATGATTGACGATGCACAGCCGCTGGAGGTCTTTTTTGAGCTGCGGCAGGACATTGGCAGGCTGGCGCTTGCACAGTATTTCTGTGAACTGGCGGGCACGCTGGCACCGCAGGAGGACAAAGAGCAGGCAGCGGCCTTTCTGCGGCTGCTTCTTGGGGCGTTTCAGCGGTTGTGCAAGGGTGGGCGTCCGCTTGCGCTGGTTAAGGCGGCGGTCGAAATGCGGATGCTGGGTCTTGCGGGGTACCAGCCTGACTTAATTGGCTGCGCGCAGTGCCGTCGGTATGAAGACGAAACCATGCGTTTCTTTCCGGTGGAGGGAGACCTGCTCTGCTCCGCTTGCTGTGAGAAGGCGGGCAGGCAGGGCAGCGTGATTCTGCACCGCGGCGCGCTGACCGCGCTGCGGCACACCATCTATGCGCAGGAGCAGAAGCTTTTTTCATTCGCACTGGGCACGCAGGGTCTGCAGGAACTTGCCGGGGCAAGCGAGCGGTATCTGCTGGCACGTTTGGACCGCGGCTTTCATACACTGGATTTTTATCATTCTATTCCGCAGGAGACAGGCAGCGCTTCGCCAAAAGAGAAAGCCTGCACAGCCCCTGCGGAACGGCGTACATCATAA